From a single Phragmites australis chromosome 7, lpPhrAust1.1, whole genome shotgun sequence genomic region:
- the LOC133923667 gene encoding uncharacterized protein Os04g0629400-like, with amino-acid sequence MCCYVGKATKIFLCLVTALLVAGLVLGFGLAHHTWGARRAQPVCRWPDCQQQPEGPVYGNPLLPAAGAATTPSNPLTTQPAVAAFPGVASSSATTPPNPLTQPAVAAFPGVASSPAAAPPTSMPYFGPPSPFVVGLGPIAHA; translated from the coding sequence ATGTGCTGTTACGTGGGCAAGGCCACCAAGATCTTCCTGTGCCTCGTCACGGCGCTCCTCGTCGCGGGCCTCGTCCTCGGCTTCGGTCTGGCCCACCACACGTGGGGAGCCCGGAGGGCGCAGCCCGTCTGCCGGTGGCCCGACTGCCAGCAGCAGCCCGAGGGGCCCGTGTACGGCAACCCGCTCCtcccggccgccggcgccgccaccaCGCCGTCCAACCCGCTGACCACGCAGCCGGCCGTGGCCGCGTTCCCCGGGGTTgcgtcctcctccgccaccacgCCGCCCAACCCGCTGACGCAGCCGGCTGTGGCCGCGTTCCCCGGGGTTGcgtcctcccccgccgccgcgccgcccacGAGCATGCCGTATTTTGGGCCGCCTAGCCCGTTCGTGGTGGGCCTCGGCCCGATAGCTCATGCATGA
- the LOC133925627 gene encoding glycine-rich cell wall structural protein 2-like produces MPMPLHLPMRKGRGGAAAGAGVGRQTRGGGWAGRPARRGGDWAGGLRPGWGAGKVDIGRRSSVEAGQKGWQLGGRPDTWVGSREVGGVGRPELNGSVGMGSSSAGLNGFWVI; encoded by the coding sequence CGGAAGGGCcgaggaggggcggcggcgggggcgggggtgggGAGGCAGACACGGGGTGGCGGTTGGGCGGGGAGGCCGGCCAGGAGGGGTGGCGACTGGGCAGGTGGTCTAAGACCGGGGTGGGGAGCAGGGAAGGTGGACATAGGACGGCGGTCGAGCGTGGAGGCTGGCCAGAAGGGGTGGCAACTGGGCGGGAGGCCTGATACTTGGGTGGGGAGCAGGGAAGTTGGAGGGGTGGGGAGGCCGGAGTTGAATGGATCAGTCGGGATGGGGAGCAGTTCAGCAGGGTTGAATGGATTTTGGGTGATCTGA